In a single window of the Sander lucioperca isolate FBNREF2018 chromosome 19, SLUC_FBN_1.2, whole genome shotgun sequence genome:
- the LOC116045415 gene encoding P2X purinoceptor 7-like: MEEDELERPVESVCPIAYAFEPIRRGNRAVVRRYVEQPVVVWGEERVGNATWCQCGCCTAMPTVSESICCQEADLDHVLRGQSCITMARTFAILCREVDVLEVAMLSLKDVRAETLERPINSCLFRLTAYRQFTLWARGHLGKKNRIPIPACVVGSIRAVFPSLEYHGFEYAYDEF, from the exons ATGGAGGAAGACGAACTTGAAAGACCTGTTGAGTCCGTGTGTCCCATTGCGTACGCATTTGAGCCGATACGGCGTGGGAACCGAGCAGTGGTACGTCGATATGTCGAACAGCCGGTGGTGGTTTGGGGCGAAGAGCGGGTTGGCAACGCTACCTGGTGTCAGTGTGGCTGTTGTACTGCGATGCCCACCGTGTCGGAGTCCATCTGCTGTCAAGAGGCTGATCTTGACCATGTATTGCGTGGTCAATCCTGCATCACTATGGCGCGCACATTTGCCATACTGTGCCGGGAGGTAGACGTGTTGGAAGTGGCAATGCTTTCCCTGAAGGATGTCAGAGCGGAGACACTGGAGCGTCCCATCAATAGCTG tcTCTTTAGGTTGACTGCATACCGGCAGTTTACCctttgggccagagggcattTGGGGAAGAAGAACCGGATTCCGATTCCAGCCTGTGTTGTTGGCTCCATCAGGGCTGTTTTTCCATCCCTGGAATATCATGGTTTTGAATATGCATATGATGAATTTTAA